In Mastacembelus armatus chromosome 5, fMasArm1.2, whole genome shotgun sequence, a single genomic region encodes these proteins:
- the ncoa5 gene encoding nuclear receptor coactivator 5 isoform X7, producing MSRRRSRSTSPGRYSRSCSSNDPRDLERRIFVGNLPTSDMEKKDLEDLFNPYGKIVDVNMAVERRQAKPQSQQSPPRRAPYGVYGDSKEPRPRSRSPVFGRDGRDGREPRDSRDGRDSGREPRPGGHSRDHDYRYRSSESRDKELRGDPRDPTYSRDDYDRYYRSGSGTEDYYRRKDEPYRDPYRDPWNGRREPEDNCVIKHSTTDDRSRPEERRRNELYRQYYEELQRRYDADRPVDCSVIVVNKAQNREYAETVGRKVRDLGMVVDLIFLNTEVSLTQALEDVGRARTPFAIIITQQHQVHRSCTVNILFGTPQEHRNMPMQDAMMLVAHNYDSYKVENREKEREEIARKAAKMADDVLLREPDRESHPISVLTAITLLSENRFVTPEELDSLIAYLKDKRARLVRSAADPLAAAVHVAAPAAAHHDVPPSAAGLPPSSHSTHTPPQPTHLGLSGGSNPSANPNHQQELQAKILSLFNSGSGVSTGAGGLTSATQSQAYGSLGPSPSQNPPRPAMTGPLPAGTQGYGNAPGRMPVTPGGQRLPSSASGINFDNPSVQKALDTLIQSGPALNHLVGAGAAQQPPSRQGSGMGQVPPMSMYPRHY from the exons aTGTAAATATGGCAGTGGAGCGACGACAAGCTAAACCTCAATCCCAGCAGAGCCCTCCACGAAG AGCCCCATATGGCGTTTATGGGGACAGCAAGGAACCTCGACCTCGGTCCCGTTCACCCGTTTTTGGGCGTGACGGGCGTGATGGACGTGAGCCTCGGGACAGCCGTGATGGGAGGGACTCAGGCAGAGAACCCAGGCCTGGTGGCCACTCTCGTGACCATGATTATCGGTACCGAAGCTCAGAGAGCAGAGATAAAGAGCTGAGGGGTGACCCGCGGGATCCTACTTACAG CAGAGATGACTATGACAGATACTACCGCAGTGGCAGTGGCACAGAAGACTATTACCGGAGGAAGGATGAACCCTACAGGGACCCTTACAGGGATCCCTGGAATGGACGACGAGAACCAGAAG ATAATTGTGTTATTAAACATTCCACAACAGATGACCGTTCTCGACCAGAAGAGCGTCGGCGTAATGAGTTGTATCGACAGTACTATGAAGAACTTCAGCGGCGCTACGATGCGGACCGTCCTGTTGACTGCTCTGTGATTGTTGTCAACAAGGCGCAAAA TAGGGAGTATGCTGAGACAGTTGGGAGGAAGGTCCGTGATTTGGGCATGGTAGTGGACCTGATCTTTCTCAACACGGAAGTGTCTCTAACCCAGGCACTAGAAGATGTAGGCCGAGCCCGCACTCCCTTTGCCATCATAATTACCCAGCAACACCAGGTCCACCGGTCCTGCACTGTTAACATTTTGTTCGGCACACCACAAG aGCATCGGAACATGCCAATGCAGGATGCCATGATGCTAGTTGCCCACAACTATGACTCCTACAAAGTTGAAAATCGTGAAAAAGAACGTGAGGAGATTGCCAGAAAGGCTGCCAAGATGGCGGATGATGTGTTACTCAGGGAGCCTGACAGAGAAAGCCACCCCATTTCTGTGCTTACGGCCATAACACTGCTCTCTGAGAACAG ATTTGTAACCCCAGAGGAACTGGACAGTCTCATTGCATACCTGAAGGACAAAAGAGCCCGACTGGTACGAAGTGCTGCAGACCCTCTTGCAG CTGCGGTCCATGTTgcagctcctgcagcagcacacCACGATGTTCCGCCTTCAGCTGCAGGACTGCCTCCTTCATCCCATTCTACTCACACTCCCCCACAGCCCACTCACCTTGGCCTGTCAGGTGGTTCAAATCCCTCAGCTAACCCCAACCATCAGCAGGAGCTGCAGGCTAAAATCCTCAGCTTGTTCAACAGTGGCAGTGGGGTATCAACAGGTGCTGGTGGCCTAACATCTGCCACCCAGTCTCAGGCCTATGGCTCCCTTGGCCCATCCCCTTCCCAAAATCCGCCCCGTCCAGCCATGACTGGCCCTCTGCCAGCTGGAACCCAGGGTTATGGCAATGCTCCAGGCCGCATGCCAGTGACACCAGGTGGTCAGAGACTCCCCAGCTCTGCTTCAGGTATCAATTTTGACAACCCGAGTGTCCAGAAAGCCCTTGACACACTCATCCAGAGTGGACCAGCTCTCAACCACCTAGTGGGTGCTGGGGCTGCTCAGCAGCCACCGTCAAGACAAGGATCTGGCATGGGTCAGGTCCCACCGATGTCCATGTATCCTCGACACTACTGA
- the ncoa5 gene encoding nuclear receptor coactivator 5 isoform X8, translating into MAVERRQAKPQSQQSPPRRAPYGVYGDSKEPRPRSRSPVFGRDGRDGREPRDSRDGRDSGREPRPGGHSRDHDYRYRSSESRDKELRGDPRDPTYSRDDYDRYYRSGSGTEDYYRRKDEPYRDPYRDPWNGRREPEDNCVIKHSTTDDRSRPEERRRNELYRQYYEELQRRYDADRPVDCSVIVVNKAQNREYAETVGRKVRDLGMVVDLIFLNTEVSLTQALEDVGRARTPFAIIITQQHQVHRSCTVNILFGTPQEHRNMPMQDAMMLVAHNYDSYKVENREKEREEIARKAAKMADDVLLREPDRESHPISVLTAITLLSENRFVTPEELDSLIAYLKDKRARLVRSAADPLAAAVHVAAPAAAHHDVPPSAAGLPPSSHSTHTPPQPTHLGLSGGSNPSANPNHQQELQAKILSLFNSGSGVSTGAGGLTSATQSQAYGSLGPSPSQNPPRPAMTGPLPAGTQGYGNAPGRMPVTPGGQRLPSSASGINFDNPSVQKALDTLIQSGPALNHLVGAGAAQQPPSRQGSGMGQVPPMSMYPRHY; encoded by the exons ATGGCAGTGGAGCGACGACAAGCTAAACCTCAATCCCAGCAGAGCCCTCCACGAAG AGCCCCATATGGCGTTTATGGGGACAGCAAGGAACCTCGACCTCGGTCCCGTTCACCCGTTTTTGGGCGTGACGGGCGTGATGGACGTGAGCCTCGGGACAGCCGTGATGGGAGGGACTCAGGCAGAGAACCCAGGCCTGGTGGCCACTCTCGTGACCATGATTATCGGTACCGAAGCTCAGAGAGCAGAGATAAAGAGCTGAGGGGTGACCCGCGGGATCCTACTTACAG CAGAGATGACTATGACAGATACTACCGCAGTGGCAGTGGCACAGAAGACTATTACCGGAGGAAGGATGAACCCTACAGGGACCCTTACAGGGATCCCTGGAATGGACGACGAGAACCAGAAG ATAATTGTGTTATTAAACATTCCACAACAGATGACCGTTCTCGACCAGAAGAGCGTCGGCGTAATGAGTTGTATCGACAGTACTATGAAGAACTTCAGCGGCGCTACGATGCGGACCGTCCTGTTGACTGCTCTGTGATTGTTGTCAACAAGGCGCAAAA TAGGGAGTATGCTGAGACAGTTGGGAGGAAGGTCCGTGATTTGGGCATGGTAGTGGACCTGATCTTTCTCAACACGGAAGTGTCTCTAACCCAGGCACTAGAAGATGTAGGCCGAGCCCGCACTCCCTTTGCCATCATAATTACCCAGCAACACCAGGTCCACCGGTCCTGCACTGTTAACATTTTGTTCGGCACACCACAAG aGCATCGGAACATGCCAATGCAGGATGCCATGATGCTAGTTGCCCACAACTATGACTCCTACAAAGTTGAAAATCGTGAAAAAGAACGTGAGGAGATTGCCAGAAAGGCTGCCAAGATGGCGGATGATGTGTTACTCAGGGAGCCTGACAGAGAAAGCCACCCCATTTCTGTGCTTACGGCCATAACACTGCTCTCTGAGAACAG ATTTGTAACCCCAGAGGAACTGGACAGTCTCATTGCATACCTGAAGGACAAAAGAGCCCGACTGGTACGAAGTGCTGCAGACCCTCTTGCAG CTGCGGTCCATGTTgcagctcctgcagcagcacacCACGATGTTCCGCCTTCAGCTGCAGGACTGCCTCCTTCATCCCATTCTACTCACACTCCCCCACAGCCCACTCACCTTGGCCTGTCAGGTGGTTCAAATCCCTCAGCTAACCCCAACCATCAGCAGGAGCTGCAGGCTAAAATCCTCAGCTTGTTCAACAGTGGCAGTGGGGTATCAACAGGTGCTGGTGGCCTAACATCTGCCACCCAGTCTCAGGCCTATGGCTCCCTTGGCCCATCCCCTTCCCAAAATCCGCCCCGTCCAGCCATGACTGGCCCTCTGCCAGCTGGAACCCAGGGTTATGGCAATGCTCCAGGCCGCATGCCAGTGACACCAGGTGGTCAGAGACTCCCCAGCTCTGCTTCAGGTATCAATTTTGACAACCCGAGTGTCCAGAAAGCCCTTGACACACTCATCCAGAGTGGACCAGCTCTCAACCACCTAGTGGGTGCTGGGGCTGCTCAGCAGCCACCGTCAAGACAAGGATCTGGCATGGGTCAGGTCCCACCGATGTCCATGTATCCTCGACACTACTGA